The Streptomyces sp. V4I8 genome includes the window GGCACCTCGGCCGGGGGCAGGGCCGCCAGGAGCACGGTCCTGGCGCGCTCCAGCACCGCGACGTAGATCCCGTCCTTGCTGCGGAAGTGCCAGTAGATGGAGCTGACCGGCAGACCGCACGCGGCGGAGATCATCGAGATGGACGTGGCGGCGTAGCCGTGGCGCGACATCAGGTCGCCCGCGGTGTCGAGTATCGCGTCACGGGACCGCGCGCCGCGGTCCAGGGCCGGTGCCTCCGTCATAGGGCCGACTCTAAAGGAGGCACAGGCCGACAGGGCCGGAGATTTCGGGGAACATCCGCCCGCTCAGAAGGCCGAGTTGGCGAACCAGTCGGCCAACAGGTGCTCGTCCCCGTCGTGAGCGAGGGCCTCCGCCTGGTAGGGCAGGCGGCCGTAGACCAGCAGGAGCAGGTCGGCCGCGGTTCCCCGGACGGTCGCATCGGCGGTGCCCGTGGCCGGGTGCGCGCAGTCCAGTCCGAAGCCGTCCGGTCGCAGGCGAACGAGCCAGGCATCGTCTCCGTCGGTCGTATCGTCTCCGTCGGTCGTGTGGAAGCGGATGGTCCTGTCAGGGCCGCGCAGGTTGGCCACCTTGGGGGCGAAGAAGGTGGCGAAGGGCAGGTTGACGAGGAACTCGTCGATCCCGTCGACGGCGAGCGCGCGGTCGATGGCGGGCCGCAGGCCCGAAGCGAGTTCGGCGTCGGCCCGGTGCAGCAGAGTCTCGAAGAGCATGCGGCGTGCCCAGAAGCGGGCGTGCTGGTCGACGCCCCACGCCCACATCGGCAGGTCGGGGTCGGTGGCCGCGAACGCGTCCGCGGCCACGCTCGCGCTCTCGGCCAGCCAGTCGGCGTATCCGTCCTCCCGCTCGGGAAGCCGCAGGTCCACCTCCCGCGTGCGCGGGGGTTCCTGGACACGCGCCAGCAACAGGGTCGAGAACCAGCGTTGGACACCGCCCGTGTGCCTGACCAGGTCGGCGAGCGTCCAGCCGGGGCAGCTGGGCACCGCGGTGGCCAGGTCGGCGTCCTTGACCGCTGCGACGAACCGGGCGGTCTCCGCCGCAACCGCCGTGCGGTGATCGACCGCTGTGACGACGGGGGCGTGGTCCGTGTGGTCGGCGTGGTCGGCGTGGGCGGACGTGTTCATCGTGACAGGCCTTTCGGAGAAGCTGCGGGGTCAGCGGGACGGCTGGTCGAGGGCGGCTCGAGTACGGCTCGTGACCTTCCTCTGGACGGGCGTACGAGGCGCGTGCGCCGGCTTGATCCCGACGAGAGCGACGGCGAGGACCAGGACGAACGCCACGCCGGCGATCGCGAAGCTCATCGTGAACTGGCTCTCCTCGGGCAGCTGGGGCATGCCGTCCGGAAGCGGAATGGTCTTCGACGCCAACAGCGAGGTGATCACCGCGCTCGCCACGGCGCTGCCGGCCGAGCGGGAGATGGAGTTGATGCCGTTGGCGATGCCGGACTGGTGGGCGGGAACGCTCGCGACGATGAGCGCGGGCATGGCCGCGTAGCCGAAGCTGATCGCCAGACCGATGACCATGCCCGCGCCGATCACCGATGCGGTCGTGTCGTGCGCCACGGTCAGCCACATGAATCCGAGCACCCCGAAGCAGGCCCCGGCGGCCAGGGTGACGCGCGCGCCGAGTCGGCGCACGAGGACGCCGCCGAACTGTGAACCCACGAGCGACACGAGGGTGGTCGGGAGCAGATAGACGACGGACGCTCCGAGCACGGAAGCGCCGAAGCCGTAGCCCGCGATGTCCTCGGGTATCTGGACGAGGTACGAGACGCCGATGAACTGGGCGAACATCGCGAAACCCAGGAACAGCCCGGCCAGGTTGGTGAACAGTACGGGCCGGTGGGCGAACATCTTCATGTCCACCATCGGTTCCTCGACCCGGCGCTCGGTGACGACCCACACCACCGCCATGACGACCGCCCCGGCCAAGGAGCCGAGCGTACGGCCGGACGTCCACCCCCACTCGTGCCCCTGCGAGACAGGCAGAAGCAGCAGCACCAGCAGCGCTCCCAGCGTGATCGCGCCCAGCCAGTCCGTCCGCCCTCCCGTCGTCTCCCGGGAAGCGGGCACCGCGAACCACACACCCGCGAGCGCCATCACGGCGAGCACCACCGCGAGCCAGAAGACCTGGTGGTAATCGGGGTCGGAGCCCTGGGTGAAGAGCCCCGCGCCGACCAACGCGAGCCCGCTGCCGAACGCGAGCGTGCCACTGACCAGGGCCATGGCACCGGGCAGCTTCTCCGGCTTGATCTCTTCGCGCAGGATGGAGAGGGCGAGCGGAAAGATCGCGGTCGCCGCTCCCTGCATCACCCGGCCGACGATCAGCCACGTCAGCGAGGTGGTCGTGGCGGCGAGGACCGATCCCGCGATCATCACGAGCAGTACACCGATAAGCGTGCGCTTCTTGCCGTGCTGGTCGCCGAAGCGGCCGAGCAGCGGGGTGAAGACGGCGGCCGACAGAAGCGTGGCGGTGGTCACCCAGCTGACGTTCGCCGTGGTGGCCTGCAGGTCGTCCGCGATGATCCCCAGGATCGGGACGACCAGGGTCTGCATCATCGAGACGACCATCGCGGCAAGGCCGAGCACCAGGACGACCGACGTGTCCGCCAAGTGCCGTCGCTCCGCCGTGTGCTGTGCGTGGGACACCGAATCTCTTCCTTGGGACGAGTCCTCGACGAACTACTTGAGATCGTCGAAGCTTGGGAACTTCAAGCAATAGCCCGAGACAGTAGCCACCGATATTTGAGATGGTCAAGTTTCCGGGCGTAGGGTGACGCACATGACAGCACTCCCCCACGTCGACTCCGCCCAGCTCATGGAGCTGCTCTCGGTGTCGCTGGCTGCCTACTACGGCGACTTCACGGTCGCCGCCGCGAGCGAGAACCTCACGGCCAGCCAGGGCAGGACGCTCAACGTGCTGCGCCGGGGACCCGCCTCCATGAGCATGCTGGCCACCACGCTGACCTGCGACGCCTCCAACATGACCGGAGTCGTCGACCGGCTGGAGAAGCGCGGCCTGGTGCACCGCGAGCCCAGTGCCTCCGATCGGCGCGTCAAGAACGTCCTCCTCACCGCGGAGGGCGAGCAGGTCATCGATGCGATCCGCGGCAAGATGCACCGCACGCTCGCGGGCCTGGACAGACTCGACGAGCAGGAGCGGGAGACCCTGTACGCCCTGCTGGAGCGCGTCTTCACCGCGCGGCCCGACGCGGCCTGACTCAATTCCCCAGAGATGCACTCCTGCCAGGTCCGTATCAGGCCGTAGGGGGCACGCTGTTCAAGGACCG containing:
- a CDS encoding maleylpyruvate isomerase family mycothiol-dependent enzyme; protein product: MNTSAHADHADHTDHAPVVTAVDHRTAVAAETARFVAAVKDADLATAVPSCPGWTLADLVRHTGGVQRWFSTLLLARVQEPPRTREVDLRLPEREDGYADWLAESASVAADAFAATDPDLPMWAWGVDQHARFWARRMLFETLLHRADAELASGLRPAIDRALAVDGIDEFLVNLPFATFFAPKVANLRGPDRTIRFHTTDGDDTTDGDDAWLVRLRPDGFGLDCAHPATGTADATVRGTAADLLLLVYGRLPYQAEALAHDGDEHLLADWFANSAF
- a CDS encoding MFS transporter; the encoded protein is MSHAQHTAERRHLADTSVVLVLGLAAMVVSMMQTLVVPILGIIADDLQATTANVSWVTTATLLSAAVFTPLLGRFGDQHGKKRTLIGVLLVMIAGSVLAATTTSLTWLIVGRVMQGAATAIFPLALSILREEIKPEKLPGAMALVSGTLAFGSGLALVGAGLFTQGSDPDYHQVFWLAVVLAVMALAGVWFAVPASRETTGGRTDWLGAITLGALLVLLLLPVSQGHEWGWTSGRTLGSLAGAVVMAVVWVVTERRVEEPMVDMKMFAHRPVLFTNLAGLFLGFAMFAQFIGVSYLVQIPEDIAGYGFGASVLGASVVYLLPTTLVSLVGSQFGGVLVRRLGARVTLAAGACFGVLGFMWLTVAHDTTASVIGAGMVIGLAISFGYAAMPALIVASVPAHQSGIANGINSISRSAGSAVASAVITSLLASKTIPLPDGMPQLPEESQFTMSFAIAGVAFVLVLAVALVGIKPAHAPRTPVQRKVTSRTRAALDQPSR
- a CDS encoding MarR family winged helix-turn-helix transcriptional regulator → MTALPHVDSAQLMELLSVSLAAYYGDFTVAAASENLTASQGRTLNVLRRGPASMSMLATTLTCDASNMTGVVDRLEKRGLVHREPSASDRRVKNVLLTAEGEQVIDAIRGKMHRTLAGLDRLDEQERETLYALLERVFTARPDAA